In the genome of Amphiura filiformis chromosome 4, Afil_fr2py, whole genome shotgun sequence, one region contains:
- the LOC140150689 gene encoding uncharacterized protein, with amino-acid sequence METPPQASTSYQLHQVIPAENIMIPPSTPPTAAQLLVQHLPPSTPSTSGLIPARRGPNVQLDQYRLKYMALKKKCNGIQLGNEKLLNRLYHVRKAVRKLTRERRFLMSKLDEFGDDYRSAQLPIPIEDEAVLSLISTGPAMPSTYSPPKESPKSGTKRSASPVDSEKSTRSTKSNNSKTALTVKTPTVSPAGTKRRRSSAQNRTDKEKDPNAPKKPANAFLMFCQQERLPVLEEYSRENPAAAEMSHQDLTKELAKKWNDLTADEKKTYYTMYEQDKRRYEREMRQYRMSVSKTVKTIPSTATTPSTTTSHTTLNTTVTPPTATSQPATIALTSATLSQPKQAAIQMISKPFVTAPTVVRTPPPPPPASTIVKQEPMNNNNMLQAGIGGMVPQTQTSVHAGTPRPLPVSTITLSKPSTAINPQLVTLNTSPATSSMIQGATSYIKLHLGPALPLSSNTSVLMPPKTTAAATAGGAFTVAKTIPVTLTTKRGEQVTGLGQISRQVPGMVTKLGGKIGNKPGNKAQVGNKPGNKPQAGSRPISGQSGLVTKTNDQGGKMTNKPARATIASRLSGQATMAARGSGQITTTTKSGGLVTMSIKNGAQGIINKPTAQPAAKSSTQIVRSGLAGFGTKTSGQSTVVTKSGGQSVFSTRSGGLTAIVTKSSGQGTAGTKTSSQALFVSKLSGQATFTLSQKPGSTLSQKPGSTLSQKPGSTLSQKPGSTMSLKPGSTLSQKPGSTMSQKPGSTLSQKPGSTLSQKPGSTLSQKPGSTLSQKPGSTMSQKPGSTLSQKPGSTLSQKPGSTLSQKPGSTLSQKPVSTLAQKPGSTMSQKPSFTLSQKPGSTLSQKPGSTLSHKPGSTMSQKPSSTLSHKPGSTLSQKPGSTLSQKPGSTLSQKPGSPASVMVTKGGQVTTISKLSGQSSMTTKPGGQQGSPSGRLSGQAISASGQGVSAAAVLSRLAAPGGGRVTSESATISSPSSSGRLTTTTMQHGGTTTYVSAVKETKKLLTASQKPSSPSLKKPDPEPMSKTDDPYHFDD; translated from the exons ATGGAGACTCCGCCACAAGCAAGTACCTCTTACCAGCTTCACCAAGTGATACCAGCTGAGAATATTATGATTCCACCAAGCACACCACCAACAGCAGCTCAGCTATTAGTTCAACATCTACCACCATCCACACCCAGCACTAGTGGTTTGATTCCGGCAAGGAGGGGTCCTAACGTACAGTTGGATCAGTATCGGCTCAAGTATATGGCTCTGAAAAAGAAGTGCAATGGAATACAGTTG GGCAATGAGAAGCTGTTAAACCGACTCTACCATGTGAGGAAAGCAGTGCGTAAACTCACCAGAGAAAGGCGCTTTCTTATGAGTAAACTGGATGAGTTTGGCGATGACTACAGAAGCGCACAATTACCTATACCGATAGAG GATGAGGCTGTGTTAAGTTTAATATCAACAGGACCAGCAATGCCCTCAACATACTCTCCTCCAAAAGAGTCACCAAAATCGGGTACAAAGAGATCGGCATCGCCTGTTGACTCAGAGAAATCAACCCGATCTACCAAATCTAACAACAGTAAGACCGCTCTGACCGTGAAGACCCCAACAGTCTCACCAGCAGGGACCAAAAGAAGGCGGTCATCTGCTCAGAATAGAACAGATAAAGAAAAAG ATCCCAATGCACCAAAGAAACCAGCCAATGCATTCCTGATGTTCTGTCAACAAGAGAGACTACCAGTGCTAGAAGAGTACAGTAGAGAGAATCCAGCTGCAGCAGAGATGAGCCATCAGGATCTGACAAAGGAACTGGCTAAGAAATGGAATGACCTCACAGCAGACGAAAAGAAG ACTTACTACACCATGTACGAACAAGACAAACGCCGATACGAACGCGAGATGAGGCAATACCGGATGTCAGTGAGCAAAACCGTCAAAACCATTCCATCTACAGCCACCACTCCCTCCACCACAACATCCCACACCACCCTGAACACAACAGTCACACCACCTACCGCCACCTCACAACCAGCTACCATTGCACTCACTTCGGCAACTCTCTCGCAACCAAAGCAGGCAGCTATTCAGATGATTAGCAAACCTTTTGTGACAGCGCCCACTGTTGTTcggaccccaccaccaccaccaccagcgaGTACTATCGTAAAACAGGAGCCCATGAATAATAACAACATGTTGCAGGCTGGTATAGGAGGTATGGTGCCACAAACACAAACTTCAGTACATGCAGGAACACCCAG ACCACTACCAGTATCTACCATAACACTGAGCAAGCCATCTACAGCCATCAATCCTCAGCTGGTCACCTTGAACACCAGTCCAGCAACAAGCTCCATGATCCAAGGAGCAACAAGCTACATCAAGCTCCATCTTGGGCCGGCTCTACCACTCTCTAGCAATACCAGTGTGTTAATGCCACCAAAGACTACTGCTGCTGCTACTGCCGGTGGCGCTTTCACAGTAGCAAAGACGATCCCGGTCACGCTCACGACTAAAAGAGGCGAACAGGTGACCGGATTAGGGCAGATTAGCAGACAGGTCCCGGGCATGGTTACCAAATTAGGGGGGAAAATTGGGAATAAACCTGGGAATAAAGCTCAAGTTGGAAATAAACCAGGGAATAAACCTCAAGCTGGGAGTAGACCTATCAGTGGGCAAAGTGGTTTGGTGACCAAAACAAACGACCAAGGTGGAAAAATGACTAATAAGCCAGCTCGGGCTACTATTGCTAGTAGACTCTCTGGGCAGGCAACTATGGCAGCAAGAGGGAGTGGTCAGATCACCACGACAACCAAAAGTGGCGGGTTAGTTACCATGTCAATCAAGAATGGTGCACAGGGTATTATTAACAAACCTACTGCCCAACCTGCTGCAAAGAGCAGTACACAAATTGTCAGAAGTGGGCTGGCAGGCTTTGGAACCAAAACAAGTGGACAAAGCACAGTAGTGACCAAAAGTGGTGGGCAAAGTGTTTTCTCCACCAGAAGTGGTGGGCTTACTGCTATCGTAACAAAAAGTAGCGGGCAAGGCACTGCTGGAACTAAGACAAGTAGTCAAGCTCTCTTTGTGTCCAAACTTAGTGGTCAAGCAACCTTTACCTTGTCCCAGAAACCAGGTAGTACCTTGTCCCAGAAACCAGGTAGTACCTTGTCCCAGAAACCAGGTAGTACCTTGTCCCAGAAACCAGGTAGTACGATGTCCCTGAAACCAGGTAGTACCTTGTCCCAGAAACCAGGTAGTACCATGTCCCAGAAACCAGGTAGTACCTTGTCCCAGAAACCAGGTAGTACCTTGTCCCAGAAACCAGGTAGTACCTTGTCCCAGAAACCAGGTAGTACCTTGTCCCAGAAACCAGGTAGTACCATGTCCCAGAAACCAGGTAGTACCTTGTCCCAGAAACCAGGTAGTACCTTGTCCCAGAAACCAGGTAGTACCTTGTCCCAGAAACCAGGTAGTACCTTGTCCCAAAAACCTGTTAGCACCTTGGCCCAAAAACCAGGTAGCACCATGTCCCAGAAACCAAGTTTCACCTTGTCCCAGAAACCAGGTAGTACCTTGTCCCAGAAACCAGGTAGTACCTTGTCTCACAAACCAGGTAGTACCATGTCCCAGAAACCAAGTAGTACCTTGTCTCACAAACCAGGTAGTACCTTGTCCCAGAAACCAGGTAGTACCTTGTCCCAGAAACCAGGTAGTACCTTGTCTCAAAAACCAGGTAGTCCAGCTAGTGTAATGGTTACTAAAGGTGGACAAGTCACTACCATAAGTAAATTGAGTGGTCAGTCAAGTATGACTACTAAACCAGGTGGTCAGCAGGGTAGCCCAAGTGGTCGACTAAGTGGTCAAGCTATATCAGCAAGCGGGCAAGGGGTATCCGCGGCAGCCGTGTTGAGTCGCTTGGCTGCACCTGGTGGAGGGCGTGTCACAAGCGAAAGTGCTACGATCTCTTCTCCTTCATCATCAGGTCGACTCACCACAACCACCATGCAACATGGTGGCACAACTACGTATGTCAGTGCTGTGAAAGAAACTAAGAAACTACTGACAGCTAGTCAGAAACCATCAAGTCCTTCGCTGAAAAAACCAGATCCAGAACCAATGTCTAAAACTGATGACCCTTATCATTTTGATGATTAA